In Rubrobacter aplysinae, a single genomic region encodes these proteins:
- a CDS encoding IclR family transcriptional regulator — translation MQSVDRAVSVMEFLSRQGLSSLTEIANELDIHKSTVYRLLATLEYRGIVEQDPDTERYRLGFGLAAMAGSVTADLDIVRHSRGICQSLSDETEETVTLEVLEGNEAVIIHQSISSSSVLGADWSGSHTPLHCTASGKVLMAHMPSRRVNGLLRKQLEAKTDNTIVEPDHLREQFQEIRESGYGYTVEELEVGLNAVGAPIHASDGNVVGAVSLSGPAFRLPLESIPDYGRLTAGAGSDISRRFGYHRGATTGR, via the coding sequence GTGCAGTCTGTAGACCGTGCCGTATCGGTCATGGAGTTTCTCTCCAGGCAAGGTCTATCTAGTCTAACGGAGATCGCGAACGAGCTAGATATACACAAGTCAACCGTCTACCGGCTCCTGGCGACCCTGGAGTACCGGGGCATAGTAGAGCAGGACCCCGACACCGAGAGGTACCGGCTCGGCTTCGGGCTGGCGGCGATGGCGGGATCGGTGACCGCCGACCTCGACATCGTGCGCCACTCTCGGGGCATCTGCCAGAGCCTCTCTGACGAGACCGAGGAGACGGTGACGCTGGAGGTACTAGAGGGCAACGAGGCGGTGATCATCCACCAGAGCATCTCCTCCTCGTCGGTCCTGGGGGCGGACTGGTCGGGATCTCACACGCCGTTGCACTGCACGGCCTCGGGCAAGGTCCTCATGGCCCACATGCCTTCCCGGCGCGTGAACGGGCTGCTCAGAAAGCAGCTGGAGGCGAAGACGGATAACACCATCGTGGAGCCGGACCACCTGCGCGAGCAGTTCCAGGAGATCCGGGAAAGCGGCTACGGCTACACCGTTGAGGAGCTCGAGGTCGGCCTGAACGCCGTGGGAGCCCCCATCCACGCCTCCGACGGCAACGTCGTCGGCGCCGTAAGCCTCTCCGGCCCGGCGTTCCGGCTGCCGCTCGAATCCATCCCCGACTACGGCCGGCTGACCGCCGGAGCGGGCTCGGACATCTCCCGACGCTTCGGCTATCATCGCGGCGCCACCACCGGCCGATAA
- a CDS encoding alpha/beta fold hydrolase → MAQRSEPWVRPGTPHLSYLEAHGGASGSLAEKNVLMIHGNFSGKNWWRELYEEPPEGSRLLAPDLPGFGDSLAGRHFVPSMKLYVDALHGFLDSLDVDEAVLVGHSMGGAVAMQLALSDPDRFPGMMLLSPAPPGGLQTPDYMYPLLKALRHDRRALRRALKRMMRSRIPEYIEELVEEAGKMHPKGFAGNARMLSEESVNGEASRYHGPVLVVSGDRDTLVPPSSAEATARRFPAGEHVLLSGVTHSPQIEAPGKVGSLLQNFLDRA, encoded by the coding sequence TTGGCCCAGCGGAGCGAGCCCTGGGTAAGGCCCGGAACCCCGCATCTTAGCTATCTGGAGGCCCACGGTGGAGCCTCTGGATCGCTCGCGGAGAAGAACGTGCTCATGATACACGGTAACTTCTCCGGCAAGAACTGGTGGCGCGAGCTCTACGAGGAGCCGCCCGAGGGCTCGCGGCTCCTGGCTCCCGATCTCCCCGGCTTCGGCGACAGCCTGGCCGGACGCCACTTCGTACCCTCCATGAAGCTCTACGTGGACGCCCTCCACGGCTTTCTGGACTCTCTCGACGTGGACGAGGCCGTGCTGGTCGGGCATTCCATGGGAGGCGCGGTGGCCATGCAGCTCGCGCTCTCCGATCCGGATCGTTTCCCCGGCATGATGCTCCTGAGCCCCGCCCCGCCGGGCGGCCTCCAGACGCCGGACTACATGTACCCACTGCTCAAGGCCCTGCGCCACGACCGGCGCGCCCTGCGCCGCGCCCTCAAACGGATGATGCGTAGCCGGATCCCGGAGTACATCGAGGAGCTGGTCGAGGAGGCTGGAAAGATGCACCCCAAGGGCTTCGCCGGCAACGCCCGCATGCTCTCCGAGGAGAGCGTAAACGGTGAGGCATCGCGCTACCACGGCCCAGTGCTCGTCGTCTCCGGCGACCGCGACACTCTCGTGCCACCTTCATCGGCCGAGGCCACGGCGCGCCGCTTTCCCGCTGGAGAGCACGTCCTGCTGTCCGGCGTCACCCACAGCCCCCAGATAGAGGCCCCGGGAAAGGTTGGCTCTCTGCTGCAGAACTTCCTCGACCGAGCCTAG
- a CDS encoding acyl-CoA dehydrogenase family protein, with protein sequence MTASTTSQTAAGRTEEDVTVQGAQDDYILGIESQLTGDEKDVRSRVRSFVRESLKPSIEDSFESASFSRELIPELAELGLFGMHLEGYGCAGKGAVAYGLACMELEAGDSGVRTLVSVQGSLAMSAIHKFGTEEQKQEWLPPMARGEKLGSFGLTEPGAGSDPGSMTTTARRSADGGWIIDGAKRWIGLATVADVVVVWARDEESGKVRGFLVPTNSPGFEATEIRQKHSMRASIQCDIELNGVEVGEEALLPGVEGLKGPFACLNEARYGIVWGVLGAARDCYETALNYSTQREQFGKPVAGFQLTQQKLVEMKLEIEKGLLLALHIGREKEAGRATPQQISFGKLNNVREALDVAREARTILGGNGVTGEYPVMRHMANLESVLTYEGTSEVHTLVLGQAITGIQAFR encoded by the coding sequence ATGACAGCATCAACCACATCCCAGACGGCCGCCGGGCGCACCGAAGAAGACGTTACCGTCCAAGGCGCCCAAGACGACTACATCCTCGGTATCGAGTCCCAGCTCACCGGGGACGAGAAGGACGTGAGGAGCCGCGTGCGGAGCTTCGTCCGGGAGAGCCTGAAGCCCTCCATAGAGGACTCTTTCGAGTCGGCCAGCTTCAGTAGGGAGCTCATCCCCGAGCTGGCGGAGCTCGGGCTTTTCGGGATGCACCTCGAAGGCTACGGCTGCGCCGGTAAGGGGGCGGTGGCCTACGGGCTGGCGTGCATGGAGCTAGAGGCCGGGGATTCTGGGGTCAGAACCCTGGTGAGCGTCCAGGGCTCGTTGGCTATGAGCGCGATCCACAAGTTCGGCACCGAGGAGCAGAAACAGGAGTGGCTGCCGCCGATGGCCCGTGGAGAGAAGCTCGGTAGCTTCGGGCTAACCGAGCCCGGCGCCGGGAGTGACCCCGGCTCCATGACCACCACCGCGCGGCGTTCAGCGGATGGCGGTTGGATTATAGACGGGGCGAAGCGTTGGATCGGGCTCGCGACTGTCGCCGACGTGGTAGTGGTCTGGGCCCGGGACGAAGAGAGCGGCAAGGTGCGCGGCTTCCTCGTGCCGACCAACTCGCCGGGCTTCGAGGCCACCGAGATCCGCCAGAAGCACTCCATGCGCGCCTCAATCCAGTGCGACATAGAGCTGAACGGCGTCGAGGTCGGCGAGGAGGCGCTGCTGCCCGGCGTGGAGGGTCTCAAGGGACCGTTCGCGTGCCTGAACGAGGCCCGCTACGGGATAGTTTGGGGGGTTCTGGGCGCGGCCCGCGACTGCTACGAGACGGCGCTGAATTACTCCACGCAGCGGGAGCAGTTCGGAAAGCCCGTCGCCGGTTTCCAGCTAACCCAGCAGAAGCTCGTGGAGATGAAGCTGGAGATAGAGAAGGGCCTTCTGCTCGCGCTGCACATCGGCCGCGAGAAAGAGGCCGGACGCGCGACGCCGCAGCAGATCTCCTTCGGCAAGCTGAACAACGTGCGTGAGGCTTTGGACGTAGCCCGCGAGGCCCGGACCATACTCGGGGGCAACGGCGTCACCGGAGAGTACCCCGTGATGCGCCACATGGCGAACCTGGAAAGCGTCCTGACCTACGAGGGAACGAGCGAGGTACACACCCTCGTGCTCGGCCAGGCCATCACCGGTATACAGGCGTTCAGATAG
- a CDS encoding quinone oxidoreductase family protein — protein sequence MKAVRVEEFGEPEVLRYEDAERPEPSMGEVLVEVRSVGVNYADTMRRRNQYVIRQELPFVPGAEIAGVVTELGEGVEGVSVGDRVVSLVGEGAYAEYALASSQALIPIPDELDFDTAAAIPLQGLTAYHVLKTSGQLKEGESVLVHAAAGGVGTLAVQMAKIMGASPVIATASSQKKLDLAKDLGADVLIDYTEEDWPEKVREATDGAGADVILEMVGGDFIEKNLRCMNAWGRMVVFGAASGERGEISPMELLRKNHSIIGFFLPQVMSRPDLFVPSLQEMLGWISSGEVRLTLGASYKLQDAEQAHSDLEGRRTTGKIVLNP from the coding sequence ATGAAGGCTGTCCGGGTAGAGGAGTTCGGCGAGCCCGAGGTACTGAGATACGAGGACGCCGAGCGTCCCGAGCCCTCGATGGGCGAGGTGCTGGTGGAGGTGCGCTCCGTCGGCGTCAACTACGCCGACACCATGCGCCGGCGCAACCAGTACGTGATCCGTCAGGAGCTACCGTTCGTGCCTGGCGCAGAGATCGCGGGCGTCGTCACCGAGCTTGGCGAGGGTGTGGAGGGAGTGTCGGTCGGCGACCGGGTGGTCTCGCTGGTCGGCGAGGGGGCTTATGCGGAGTACGCGCTGGCCTCGTCGCAGGCCCTGATCCCGATCCCCGACGAGCTGGACTTCGACACGGCCGCCGCCATCCCGCTACAGGGCCTGACCGCCTACCACGTCCTCAAGACCTCCGGGCAGCTAAAGGAGGGCGAGTCGGTGCTGGTACACGCCGCCGCCGGAGGGGTCGGGACGCTCGCGGTGCAGATGGCCAAGATCATGGGCGCGAGCCCGGTCATCGCCACGGCCAGCTCCCAGAAGAAGCTGGACCTCGCGAAGGATCTCGGCGCGGACGTCCTGATCGACTACACCGAGGAGGACTGGCCCGAGAAGGTCCGGGAGGCGACGGACGGTGCGGGCGCGGACGTGATCCTGGAGATGGTCGGCGGCGACTTTATAGAGAAGAACCTGCGCTGCATGAACGCCTGGGGCCGGATGGTCGTCTTCGGGGCGGCGAGCGGCGAGCGCGGGGAGATCTCCCCGATGGAGCTCCTGCGCAAGAATCACTCCATCATAGGGTTTTTCTTGCCGCAGGTGATGAGCCGTCCCGACCTCTTCGTGCCGAGCCTGCAGGAGATGCTGGGCTGGATCTCCTCGGGCGAGGTCAGGCTTACCCTCGGGGCCAGCTACAAGCTACAGGACGCTGAGCAGGCTCACTCCGATCTCGAAGGCCGCAGGACCACCGGCAAGATCGTGCTGAACCCCTAA